One window of the Microvirga mediterraneensis genome contains the following:
- the glyA gene encoding serine hydroxymethyltransferase gives MSASEAAHSHLSNSFFSASLADSDPEIARAIGLELGRQREEIELIASENIVSRAVLEAQGSVMTNKYAEGYPGRRYYGGCQFVDMAEELAIERAKRLFDCKFANVQANSGSQANQAVFMALMKPGDTFMGLDLACGGHLTHGSPVNMSGKWFNVVSYKVRESDQIIDMDEVAELARTHKPKVIVAGGSAYSRFWDFARFREIADEVGAFFMVDIAHFAGLVAGGAHPSPFPHAHVVTTTTHKTLRGPRGGMILTNEEDIAKKVNSAIFPGLQGGPLMHVIAAKAVAFGEALRPEFKLYARSVVENAKVLADTMLANGYAIVAGGTDNHLMLVDLRPKKLTGKAAEAALGRAHITCNKNGVPFDPEKPMVTSGIRLGTPAATSRGFGVAEFKRVGELIVETLDGLAKHGDEANASVEESVKQRVHELTRRFPIYA, from the coding sequence ATGAGCGCGAGTGAAGCGGCACACAGCCATCTCTCCAACAGCTTTTTCTCGGCCAGCCTGGCCGACAGCGATCCTGAGATCGCCCGCGCCATCGGGCTCGAACTCGGCCGCCAGCGCGAGGAGATCGAGCTGATCGCCTCCGAGAACATCGTCTCCCGCGCCGTCCTGGAGGCCCAGGGCTCGGTGATGACGAATAAGTATGCGGAAGGCTATCCGGGTCGCCGTTACTATGGCGGCTGCCAGTTCGTCGACATGGCCGAGGAGCTCGCCATCGAGCGGGCCAAGCGCCTGTTCGACTGCAAGTTCGCTAACGTCCAGGCCAATTCCGGCTCGCAGGCCAATCAGGCCGTGTTCATGGCCCTGATGAAGCCCGGCGACACCTTCATGGGCCTCGATCTCGCCTGTGGCGGCCACCTGACCCACGGCTCCCCGGTCAACATGTCCGGCAAGTGGTTCAACGTGGTGAGCTACAAGGTGCGCGAGAGCGACCAGATCATCGATATGGATGAGGTGGCGGAACTGGCCCGCACCCACAAGCCGAAGGTGATCGTCGCCGGCGGCTCGGCCTATTCCCGCTTCTGGGACTTCGCCCGCTTCCGCGAGATCGCCGATGAGGTCGGGGCCTTCTTCATGGTCGACATCGCCCATTTCGCCGGTCTCGTGGCCGGCGGCGCGCATCCGTCGCCGTTCCCGCACGCCCACGTGGTCACCACCACGACTCACAAGACCCTGCGCGGTCCGCGCGGCGGCATGATCCTCACCAACGAGGAGGACATCGCCAAGAAAGTCAATTCCGCGATCTTCCCCGGCCTCCAGGGCGGCCCGCTCATGCATGTGATCGCCGCGAAAGCCGTCGCCTTCGGCGAGGCCCTGCGTCCCGAGTTCAAGCTCTATGCCCGCTCGGTCGTCGAGAACGCCAAGGTCCTGGCCGACACCATGCTGGCGAACGGCTATGCCATCGTGGCCGGCGGCACGGACAACCACCTGATGCTGGTGGACCTGCGCCCGAAGAAGCTCACCGGCAAGGCGGCGGAAGCGGCCCTCGGCCGCGCCCACATCACCTGCAACAAGAACGGCGTGCCCTTCGATCCCGAGAAGCCGATGGTCACCTCCGGCATCCGTCTCGGCACCCCCGCCGCCACCTCGCGCGGCTTCGGCGTGGCCGAGTTCAAGCGCGTGGGCGAGCTGATCGTCGAGACCCTCGACGGTCTTGCGAAGCACGGCGACGAGGCGAATGCCTCGGTCGAGGAATCGGTCAAGCAGCGCGTTCATGAACTGACCCGCCGCTTCCCAATCTACGCCTGA
- the nrdR gene encoding transcriptional regulator NrdR — MRCPYCGSLDTQVKDSRPTDDSSSIRRRRICPDCGGRFTTFERVQLRELTVLKRSGRRVPFDRDKLQQSVEVALRKRPVDPERVERMINGIVRQLESMGDGEVPSETVGELVMEGLKGLDDVAYVRFASVYKNFREAKDFEEILGKLAESEDDLPPPPKKKRAPSEP; from the coding sequence ATGCGTTGCCCCTATTGCGGGAGCCTGGATACCCAGGTGAAGGATTCCCGCCCCACGGACGATTCCTCGTCCATTCGCCGTCGCCGCATCTGCCCGGATTGCGGCGGCCGATTCACAACCTTCGAGCGCGTGCAGCTGCGTGAGCTGACCGTGCTGAAGCGCTCGGGACGGCGGGTGCCTTTCGACCGGGACAAGCTCCAGCAATCGGTGGAGGTCGCGCTCCGCAAGCGTCCCGTGGACCCGGAACGGGTCGAGCGGATGATCAACGGCATCGTCCGCCAGCTCGAGAGCATGGGCGACGGCGAGGTGCCGAGCGAAACCGTGGGCGAACTCGTCATGGAAGGCCTGAAGGGCCTCGACGACGTGGCCTATGTGCGCTTCGCCTCCGTTTACAAGAACTTCCGCGAAGCCAAGGACTTCGAGGAAATTCTTGGCAAACTGGCTGAGAGCGAGGACGATCTTCCGCCGCCGCCGAAGAAGAAGCGCGCTCCGAGCGAGCCATGA
- the ribD gene encoding bifunctional diaminohydroxyphosphoribosylaminopyrimidine deaminase/5-amino-6-(5-phosphoribosylamino)uracil reductase RibD, giving the protein MNASGAAGRPFDRGSRDERLMRLAIALGERHLGLTWPNPSVGCVIVDESGDFPVIVAQGATQPGGRPHAERMALAAAGERARGATLYVSLEPCSHHGKTSPCADAVVEAGVARVVSALEDPDSRVAGLGHARLREAGIEVVAGCLAREARRAHLGHITRVTRGRPAVTVKLARSTEGLAGSRHGPRLLLTGEIANGKVHLMRAHADAIVTGVGTVLADDPLLNVRLPGLESRSPVRIVVDTHLRTPLSARVVAGAREIPTWIMTSVAAPVEAEWALAAQGVEVLRVSSDVSGRVSLPEALQLLGTRGLTRIFCEGGPELADALAGADLVDELVLITGRSARGQGDVPALGLSLQDRMDFLVCRAEEQIGPDLFMFWERP; this is encoded by the coding sequence ATGAACGCATCGGGGGCGGCAGGGCGGCCATTCGACCGGGGCAGCCGGGATGAGCGCCTCATGCGCTTGGCGATCGCTCTCGGCGAGCGCCATCTCGGCCTGACATGGCCGAACCCGTCGGTCGGCTGCGTCATCGTGGACGAAAGCGGCGACTTTCCGGTCATCGTCGCCCAGGGCGCCACCCAGCCGGGCGGTCGTCCCCATGCGGAGCGCATGGCCCTGGCCGCCGCGGGCGAGCGCGCCCGGGGTGCCACCCTGTACGTGTCCCTCGAACCCTGCTCGCATCACGGCAAGACCTCGCCCTGTGCCGATGCCGTGGTCGAAGCGGGTGTTGCCCGGGTAGTGTCGGCTCTTGAGGATCCCGATTCCCGCGTGGCCGGGCTCGGCCATGCCCGGTTGCGGGAGGCCGGGATCGAGGTGGTTGCCGGCTGCCTCGCGAGGGAAGCCCGCCGCGCCCATCTTGGCCATATCACACGCGTCACCCGGGGGCGGCCCGCCGTCACGGTGAAGCTCGCGCGCAGCACGGAGGGCCTCGCCGGTTCGCGTCACGGTCCGCGCCTGCTGCTCACGGGCGAGATCGCCAACGGGAAGGTCCACCTGATGCGCGCCCACGCGGATGCGATCGTGACCGGGGTTGGAACGGTTCTCGCGGACGATCCGCTGCTGAACGTGCGCCTGCCGGGGCTCGAGAGCCGCTCTCCTGTCCGCATCGTGGTCGATACGCATCTGCGCACGCCGCTATCGGCGCGCGTGGTCGCCGGAGCGCGGGAGATCCCGACCTGGATCATGACCAGCGTCGCGGCTCCGGTCGAGGCGGAGTGGGCCCTGGCCGCCCAGGGCGTGGAGGTCCTGCGGGTTTCATCGGATGTAAGCGGCCGCGTCTCCTTGCCCGAAGCCCTGCAGCTTCTCGGCACCCGCGGCCTCACGCGGATATTCTGCGAAGGCGGCCCCGAACTGGCGGATGCGCTGGCCGGAGCCGACCTCGTCGACGAACTGGTCCTGATCACCGGTCGTTCGGCCAGGGGGCAGGGCGATGTGCCGGCTCTCGGCCTCTCGCTGCAGGACCGGATGGATTTTCTCGTTTGCCGGGCCGAGGAGCAGATCGGCCCCGATCTTTTCATGTTCTGGGAGAGACCCTGA
- a CDS encoding riboflavin synthase, protein MFTGIVTDVGEIAAAEGAQGTLKRLRIHSSYDPATIALGASIACGGPCLTVVAVGAREGGCWFDVDAAAETLDRTTVGDWRAGTRINLERSLKIGDELGGHIVTGHVDGVATIVAKESITAGDDPWGPTARFTIKAPHALAPFIAEKGSVCLDGTSLTVNSVNDDMFSVLIIPHTLTVTTWGDRQVGDKLNLEVDLMARYAARLADARRAE, encoded by the coding sequence ATGTTCACGGGTATCGTCACCGATGTCGGTGAGATTGCAGCTGCCGAGGGCGCTCAGGGGACCCTGAAGCGCCTGCGTATCCATTCGTCCTACGATCCGGCCACCATTGCGCTCGGCGCCTCCATCGCCTGCGGCGGTCCCTGCCTGACCGTTGTTGCGGTCGGAGCCCGCGAGGGCGGTTGCTGGTTCGACGTGGATGCGGCCGCCGAAACCCTGGACCGCACAACCGTGGGCGACTGGCGGGCTGGCACCAGAATTAACCTGGAACGGTCCCTGAAGATCGGCGACGAGCTCGGCGGCCATATCGTGACCGGGCATGTGGACGGGGTCGCCACCATCGTGGCCAAGGAATCGATCACCGCGGGCGACGATCCGTGGGGGCCGACCGCCCGCTTTACCATCAAGGCGCCGCACGCGCTGGCGCCCTTCATTGCCGAGAAGGGCTCCGTCTGCCTCGACGGAACGTCGCTCACGGTCAATTCCGTCAACGACGACATGTTCTCCGTGCTCATCATCCCCCATACCCTCACGGTCACCACCTGGGGCGACCGGCAGGTGGGCGACAAGCTCAATCTCGAAGTCGATCTCATGGCCCGCTATGCCGCGCGGCTTGCGGATGCGCGCCGGGCGGAGTAG
- the ribH gene encoding 6,7-dimethyl-8-ribityllumazine synthase: MVAPSDKPKSPRPPVPGARILVVEARFYDDIADELLRGARGAVEEAQATMDVLTLDGALEIPATIAIALDAADKAGKPYDAVVALGCVIRGETGHYDIVAGESARALMDLSVARRIPLANGILTVENDQQAWTRASVNELNKGGGAVDAALAVLRIKQKLEA, translated from the coding sequence ATGGTCGCGCCTTCCGATAAGCCGAAAAGTCCCCGTCCGCCGGTTCCCGGCGCCCGCATCCTGGTCGTCGAGGCCCGGTTCTACGACGATATCGCCGACGAGCTCCTGCGCGGCGCCAGGGGCGCCGTCGAAGAGGCGCAGGCCACCATGGACGTGCTGACCCTCGACGGCGCGCTCGAGATCCCCGCCACCATCGCCATCGCGCTCGACGCGGCCGATAAGGCCGGGAAGCCCTACGATGCCGTCGTGGCCCTCGGCTGCGTCATCCGCGGCGAGACCGGGCATTACGACATCGTCGCCGGCGAGAGCGCCCGCGCCCTCATGGACCTGTCCGTCGCCCGCAGGATCCCGCTCGCCAACGGCATTCTCACCGTGGAGAATGACCAGCAGGCCTGGACCCGCGCGAGCGTGAATGAATTGAATAAGGGCGGCGGAGCGGTGGATGCGGCTCTGGCCGTGCTGCGCATCAAACAGAAACTGGAGGCCTGA
- the nusB gene encoding transcription antitermination factor NusB, translating to MTKPAERSAARLAAVQALYQMDVSGKTVLDALAEFEAFWIGREVEGIEFQPSDNTFFRDILSGVVKNQREIDVKIDSALATDWPLKRIEAVLRAILRAGGYELMFRKDVPARVVITEYVDVTHGFYGEDEPGLVNAVLDKLAREVRPGELEKKAAGQGKR from the coding sequence ATGACGAAGCCAGCAGAGCGCTCGGCCGCTCGCCTCGCTGCCGTCCAGGCCCTGTATCAGATGGACGTGTCGGGCAAGACCGTGCTCGATGCGCTCGCCGAGTTCGAGGCCTTCTGGATCGGCCGCGAGGTCGAGGGCATCGAGTTCCAGCCGTCCGACAACACCTTCTTCCGCGACATTCTCTCGGGCGTGGTCAAGAACCAGCGCGAGATCGACGTGAAGATCGACAGCGCGCTCGCCACCGACTGGCCGCTGAAGCGCATCGAGGCCGTGCTGCGCGCCATCCTGCGCGCGGGCGGCTATGAGCTCATGTTCCGCAAGGACGTGCCGGCCCGCGTCGTCATCACGGAATATGTCGACGTGACCCACGGCTTCTACGGCGAGGACGAGCCCGGCCTCGTCAACGCGGTCCTCGACAAGCTCGCCCGCGAGGTCCGTCCGGGCGAGCTCGAAAAGAAGGCGGCCGGCCAGGGCAAACGGTAG
- the thiL gene encoding thiamine-phosphate kinase — MSSRERPGEDGLIARYFAPIAGEGGLGLTDDAARITPEPGHDIVLTVDALVERVHFMPEDAPGSIARKALAVNVSDLAAKGADPAGFLLSLALPENWTEDWLAAFAAGLGEAARDFACPLLGGDTVKTAGPLTLSVTALGEVPTGRMVRRTSAQVGDLICVTGTIGDAALGLRLRSEPAWAETLSPDERAHLADRYLHPRPRHRLAAALRDHAGAAMDVSDGLAGDLAKMMRASGTSALIDADQVPLSGAAAKAIQGSPELRDLALTGGDDYEILCTVPEMNLDRFRKEADRVGITLSVIGRVVSGHDLSVFRMNGRERRYDVGSYQHF; from the coding sequence ATGAGTTCGAGAGAACGCCCCGGCGAGGACGGTCTCATCGCCCGCTACTTCGCGCCCATCGCCGGAGAGGGCGGCCTGGGCCTCACGGACGATGCGGCCCGCATCACTCCGGAGCCGGGGCATGATATCGTCCTCACCGTGGACGCCCTGGTCGAGCGCGTCCATTTCATGCCCGAGGATGCTCCCGGGTCCATCGCCCGCAAGGCATTAGCCGTCAACGTCTCCGACCTTGCCGCCAAGGGCGCCGATCCGGCCGGTTTCCTGCTCAGCCTCGCCCTGCCCGAGAATTGGACCGAAGACTGGCTCGCCGCCTTCGCGGCCGGCCTCGGCGAGGCGGCGCGGGATTTCGCCTGTCCGCTCCTCGGCGGCGATACCGTGAAGACCGCCGGACCCCTGACCCTGTCGGTCACGGCCCTCGGCGAGGTTCCGACGGGCCGCATGGTCCGGCGAACGTCAGCCCAAGTCGGCGACCTGATCTGCGTCACCGGCACCATCGGCGACGCGGCCCTGGGCCTGAGGCTTCGGTCCGAGCCGGCCTGGGCCGAAACCCTGTCCCCGGACGAGCGGGCCCACCTCGCCGACCGCTATCTGCATCCGCGACCGCGTCATCGTCTCGCCGCCGCCCTGCGCGACCATGCCGGCGCCGCCATGGACGTGTCGGACGGCCTTGCAGGCGATCTCGCCAAGATGATGCGGGCCAGCGGGACGAGCGCCCTCATCGATGCCGATCAGGTGCCGCTCTCGGGCGCTGCCGCGAAGGCGATCCAGGGTTCGCCGGAACTGCGCGACCTCGCCCTGACCGGCGGGGACGACTACGAAATTCTCTGCACTGTCCCGGAAATGAATCTCGACAGGTTCCGGAAAGAGGCCGATAGGGTCGGGATCACCCTCTCCGTGATCGGCCGAGTCGTCTCAGGACATGACCTGTCCGTCTTTCGGATGAACGGTCGCGAAAGACGCTACGATGTCGGCTCCTACCAGCATTTCTGA
- a CDS encoding MFS transporter, translating into MAASDAIAKRNAVVLAVAMALGGSSPAIVVSLGGLVGQSLASNKELATLPVSLLNLGLAIGTIPAAMLMRRAGRRLGYMVGAGIGLAGGCLAAFGIAAFSFPLFCLGTLIIGSYGSFNQSYRFAATDAASEAFKPKAISWVMTGGLVAGVIGPQTVIWTRDAVEAAPFAGAFLGQATLAMLSMIAVSFLRPAPLSIAAAKTGGRPLAEIVRQPRFIVAAASGLVSYSLMTFMMTAAPLAMIGCGHPVGAAALGIQWHILAMFGPSFFTGRLIARFGKGPVTAAGLVLIALAAMVGLSGIGIAHFWAALILLGLGWNLGFIGATALVTDCYRPEERAKVQAANDLLIFGSVAIASFSSGKLLSAGGWESVNWLVFPPVVVALLLLAWQQKAKLIAPA; encoded by the coding sequence ATGGCTGCCAGTGACGCCATCGCCAAGCGCAATGCCGTCGTTCTCGCCGTCGCGATGGCGCTCGGCGGCTCCAGCCCGGCCATCGTCGTGTCCCTCGGCGGCTTGGTCGGGCAGTCGCTCGCCTCGAACAAGGAACTGGCAACCCTTCCCGTCAGCCTGCTCAATCTGGGCCTCGCCATCGGCACCATCCCGGCCGCCATGCTGATGCGCAGGGCCGGGCGGCGCCTCGGCTACATGGTCGGCGCCGGCATCGGCCTCGCCGGCGGCTGCCTCGCCGCCTTTGGGATCGCGGCGTTCAGCTTCCCCCTGTTCTGCCTCGGGACCCTGATCATCGGGAGCTACGGCTCCTTCAACCAGAGCTACCGGTTCGCCGCGACCGACGCGGCCTCCGAGGCTTTCAAGCCGAAGGCGATTTCCTGGGTGATGACAGGAGGCCTCGTGGCTGGCGTGATCGGGCCGCAAACCGTGATCTGGACAAGGGATGCGGTCGAAGCGGCCCCCTTCGCGGGAGCCTTCCTGGGGCAGGCGACACTGGCGATGCTCTCGATGATCGCCGTATCCTTCCTGCGTCCCGCCCCCTTGAGCATCGCGGCCGCGAAAACGGGCGGACGTCCGCTGGCCGAGATCGTGCGTCAGCCCCGTTTCATCGTGGCCGCCGCGAGCGGTCTCGTCTCCTACAGTCTCATGACCTTCATGATGACGGCGGCGCCCCTGGCGATGATCGGCTGCGGCCACCCGGTCGGCGCTGCGGCGCTCGGGATCCAATGGCACATCCTGGCCATGTTCGGGCCGAGCTTCTTCACCGGCCGGCTGATCGCGCGGTTCGGCAAGGGACCGGTGACGGCTGCAGGCCTCGTGCTGATCGCGCTAGCGGCCATGGTCGGCCTGTCCGGCATCGGCATCGCCCATTTCTGGGCGGCTCTGATCCTGCTCGGGCTCGGCTGGAATCTCGGCTTCATCGGAGCCACGGCCCTGGTCACCGACTGCTACCGCCCCGAGGAGCGCGCCAAGGTCCAGGCGGCCAACGACCTCCTCATCTTCGGCTCGGTCGCCATAGCGTCCTTCTCGTCGGGCAAGCTCCTGAGCGCCGGCGGCTGGGAGAGCGTGAACTGGCTGGTCTTCCCACCGGTCGTCGTCGCTCTACTTCTGCTAGCTTGGCAGCAGAAGGCTAAGCTCATCGCACCCGCTTAA